From Pseudomonas sp. CCI4.2, one genomic window encodes:
- a CDS encoding OprD family porin, translating to MMSVKWNLVTLAVSLGVCQFAAAGVVSDQADAKGFIEDSSLNVHLRNYYFNRDVKNGGADRKDWTQGILANYSSGFTQGTVGFGVEAFGNWAFKLDGGAGTTGTGNLPVQGNGAPADEYGRAGGALKMRISKTELLWGNLQPTAPVFAAGGSRLMPQTGTGFNLLSSEISGLELDVGHFTSGNGPVTTNSEHDLFASYANVAADSISYAGGKYAVSDALSLSVYGSELEDIWRQYYANANYTLAISDLQSLNFDFNIYRTNDEGSAKAGDISNTAYSMAAAYTFLIAHTVTIAYQKVHGDTPFDYVAFGKNGPGDTADSINLANSIQYSDFNGPGEKSLQARYDLNMTSYGVPGLAFMVRYIHGDDIDGTRMAADSPYRAYGYGANGKHHETNLEAKYTVQTGPAKDLSLRMRQAWHRGNADQAEGDVNEFRLIADYPISIF from the coding sequence ATGATGTCTGTTAAGTGGAATCTTGTGACCCTCGCGGTCTCTCTTGGCGTTTGCCAGTTCGCAGCGGCGGGTGTCGTTAGCGATCAAGCTGATGCGAAAGGATTTATAGAAGACAGCAGTCTTAACGTGCACCTTAGAAACTATTATTTCAACCGAGATGTAAAAAACGGCGGCGCAGACCGCAAAGACTGGACCCAGGGCATCCTGGCCAACTACAGCTCGGGTTTCACCCAAGGCACTGTCGGTTTCGGCGTTGAAGCGTTCGGTAACTGGGCGTTCAAGCTTGACGGCGGTGCGGGGACAACCGGAACCGGTAACCTGCCGGTGCAAGGCAACGGCGCCCCCGCAGATGAATACGGTCGGGCAGGCGGTGCGCTGAAAATGCGAATCTCCAAAACCGAGCTGCTCTGGGGCAATCTGCAACCCACGGCGCCAGTCTTTGCTGCCGGTGGTTCACGACTAATGCCGCAGACCGGTACCGGTTTCAATTTGCTGAGCAGCGAAATTAGTGGCCTCGAACTGGATGTCGGGCACTTTACCAGCGGCAATGGTCCGGTCACGACCAACAGCGAGCATGACCTGTTTGCCTCTTACGCCAACGTAGCGGCCGATAGCATCAGTTATGCCGGCGGCAAATATGCGGTGTCTGACGCGCTCTCGCTCAGTGTTTACGGGTCTGAGCTTGAAGATATCTGGCGTCAGTACTACGCCAACGCTAACTACACCTTGGCGATCTCGGACCTGCAGTCGTTGAACTTCGATTTCAATATTTATCGCACTAACGACGAAGGGTCGGCCAAGGCCGGCGATATTAGTAACACCGCGTACTCAATGGCAGCGGCTTACACCTTCCTGATCGCACACACCGTCACTATTGCGTACCAGAAAGTCCACGGCGATACCCCGTTCGACTACGTGGCATTTGGTAAGAACGGCCCAGGTGACACCGCTGACTCTATTAACCTGGCCAACTCAATTCAGTATTCCGACTTCAACGGTCCTGGCGAGAAATCCCTGCAAGCGCGTTATGACCTGAACATGACAAGTTACGGTGTTCCTGGACTGGCCTTCATGGTTCGTTATATCCACGGTGATGATATCGACGGGACGCGGATGGCCGCTGACAGCCCTTATCGTGCTTATGGTTATGGCGCAAACGGTAAACACCACGAAACCAACCTTGAAGCCAAGTACACGGTCCAGACTGGGCCGGCCAAGGACTTGTCCTTGCGCATGCGTCAGGCATGGCACCGGGGTAACGCGGATCAGGCCGAAGGCGACGTCAACGAGTTTCGTTTGATCGCGGATTACCCGATCTCGATCTTCTGA
- a CDS encoding carboxymuconolactone decarboxylase family protein: MSRIPALSLEHAPAASVPLLEGVKKSFGIVPNVFKTLAHSPAALGGYLQFSQAFGKNSLSGVERESIALATSQVNGCEYCLAAHTLFGSKAGLSADAIRSARDGDLSAYTVFAREVVSTKGRVSDESLVAARAAGLTDAKIVEVVTQVALLTLTNYLNSVASTDVDFPAVER, translated from the coding sequence ATGTCACGCATCCCTGCTCTGAGCCTTGAACACGCACCCGCCGCTTCCGTGCCCTTGTTGGAAGGGGTGAAAAAAAGCTTCGGCATCGTGCCAAACGTCTTCAAAACCCTGGCACATTCACCTGCAGCTCTGGGAGGCTATCTGCAATTTTCCCAAGCCTTTGGCAAGAACTCGCTGAGCGGGGTCGAGCGTGAGTCGATTGCGCTGGCCACTTCCCAAGTCAATGGTTGTGAATACTGCTTGGCTGCGCACACGTTGTTCGGTAGTAAAGCGGGACTGTCCGCCGACGCGATCCGCAGCGCCCGTGATGGCGACTTGAGCGCTTATACGGTGTTTGCCCGTGAAGTGGTGTCCACCAAAGGACGTGTGAGCGATGAGTCCCTGGTTGCTGCCCGTGCTGCGGGCCTGACCGACGCCAAGATCGTCGAAGTCGTGACCCAAGTCGCGCTGTTAACCTTGACCAATTACCTCAACAGCGTGGCGTCCACCGACGTGGATTTCCCTGCCGTGGAGCGTTAA
- a CDS encoding AraC family transcriptional regulator, producing the protein MDRLSALLTHFGVSAGTFHSGDFCGISAFDDEEPRGHIHLLQAGQIKLRLADNREQLITEPTLIFFPRPYRHRLSSTEADGTRLVCASLNFNGGVNNPLSSALPDYLLLPLADVAMLGVTLEWLFREASGDDCGRDATMDRLFELLVIQLLRYLLATHGMESGMMAGLADPRLSRALNQMHANPQQPWTVAELATAANMSRASFAAHFHSVLGQPPADYLMSWRISLAQKRLRDGKPIALIADEVGYESSSALARAFRRKTGTSPRDWLRSQTS; encoded by the coding sequence ATGGATCGCTTGTCTGCCCTCTTGACGCACTTTGGTGTCAGCGCCGGAACGTTTCACAGCGGTGACTTTTGCGGGATTTCTGCGTTCGACGACGAAGAGCCACGCGGCCATATTCATTTGCTGCAAGCGGGGCAGATCAAACTCCGCCTGGCCGATAACCGCGAGCAATTGATTACTGAGCCCACTTTGATTTTTTTCCCTCGGCCGTATAGGCACCGGCTGAGTTCCACCGAAGCGGATGGCACGCGGTTGGTCTGTGCGTCGCTGAACTTTAACGGCGGAGTGAATAATCCGCTGTCGTCCGCGCTGCCTGACTACCTGCTATTGCCGCTGGCAGACGTGGCCATGCTCGGGGTCACGCTGGAGTGGCTGTTTCGCGAGGCGTCGGGGGATGACTGCGGGCGTGACGCGACAATGGACCGCCTGTTCGAGCTGTTGGTGATTCAGTTGTTGCGGTATTTGCTGGCAACCCATGGCATGGAAAGCGGCATGATGGCCGGGCTGGCCGACCCGCGTTTGTCACGGGCATTGAACCAGATGCATGCCAATCCCCAGCAACCGTGGACGGTGGCTGAGCTGGCCACGGCGGCCAACATGTCCCGAGCGAGCTTCGCTGCGCATTTCCACAGCGTGCTCGGGCAACCGCCTGCGGATTACTTGATGAGCTGGCGCATTAGTCTGGCGCAAAAGCGCTTGCGGGACGGCAAACCCATCGCACTGATTGCCGACGAAGTGGGCTATGAAAGCTCTTCCGCCCTCGCCCGGGCCTTTCGACGCAAGACCGGCACCAGCCCGCGCGACTGGCTGCGCAGCCAAACGTCATAA
- a CDS encoding site-specific integrase encodes MSLGEVHNPLALYLARLAPSSQLTMKYVLQDAADRLGFSETDIHDVPWHELQPGHVIALVATLREDGYAPNTSSLYVNAIRGVTNEAWRQSLISHEHLLKMRSVKPIAGTRLPKGKNIRRSLIRELMDVCAADPRPQGRRDAAIIAILYGSGMRKSESVNLDLAQIDFAERSLQVTGKGNKQLIKYAPAWAFTVLNDWLELRRRSLPEGQGDDAFLFNRIRRGAHITRERVTKHAIYFIAKQRGRQIGMDIMPHDFRRSFITRVIEEHDLSIAQKLAHHTNISTTASYDMRDDNERRRAIDRFDL; translated from the coding sequence ATGTCGCTGGGTGAGGTACACAATCCGTTGGCGCTTTATCTGGCGCGACTAGCACCGTCGAGTCAGCTCACGATGAAGTACGTGCTGCAAGACGCAGCGGATCGCTTGGGGTTCAGCGAGACCGACATTCACGACGTGCCGTGGCACGAACTGCAACCGGGGCATGTCATCGCCCTGGTGGCGACCTTGCGCGAGGATGGTTACGCGCCCAACACTTCATCGCTGTACGTCAATGCGATTCGCGGTGTGACCAACGAGGCGTGGCGGCAAAGCCTGATCAGTCACGAACACTTGTTAAAAATGCGTTCGGTAAAACCCATTGCCGGAACGCGCCTACCCAAAGGAAAGAACATTCGACGCTCGCTCATTCGCGAACTGATGGATGTCTGTGCCGCAGACCCTCGGCCACAGGGCAGACGCGACGCGGCGATCATCGCCATCTTGTATGGCTCGGGGATGCGCAAGTCAGAATCGGTGAACCTGGATCTGGCGCAGATTGATTTCGCCGAGCGCAGTTTGCAGGTGACGGGCAAAGGGAATAAACAATTGATCAAATACGCGCCTGCATGGGCGTTCACCGTGCTTAACGACTGGCTTGAACTTCGCCGGAGGTCCCTGCCAGAAGGCCAGGGCGACGACGCTTTCCTGTTCAACCGTATTCGTCGCGGCGCTCATATCACCCGTGAGCGGGTCACCAAACATGCGATCTACTTTATCGCTAAGCAGCGCGGACGGCAGATTGGCATGGACATCATGCCCCACGATTTTCGGCGCTCATTCATTACGCGGGTCATAGAAGAGCACGACCTGTCCATCGCCCAAAAGCTCGCCCATCACACCAACATCTCGACCACTGCCAGCTATGACATGCGCGATGACAATGAGCGCCGTCGAGCGATTGACCGGTTTGATCTCTGA